TTTTTGTAACGCGAAAACCCATCCATGCACACGCCCTTGCTGGGAGGGGGCGGCTTTGCTAATTTTCGTTTTCCTTTGAAAAGTCCAAGCCCAGTCAGGCGAATGCTCCCGCAGCTGCTTGGAATTCATGAGCAGAATCTGAGGTTGTGGCTCAGCTATGGAACTGGGAACCTGAATGGGACCTCCTTTTTATTTACCCAGAAAGGTAGGCTTTTGGGGCTGTGTGCCCAAAAGATGTCTACAGACACTAATATcggaagaaagggaagggaaaaaagcaacACAAATTCCATGCATAAcctttatgcattttaaatttgccACATTTCCAGAGAGTAGCCACAGGATGTCGGTGCTGattcaaaaagagagaagatctCTTTTCAGAAAGTATTTACTATGAGACAAAAGTAGATGGATACCTTCTTTGTCAATTGGAAAAAAATCTGGGATGGAATTTATAGAAAATTCACCATTCAATAAATTGTAGTTAGTTAGCAGGCGCctgtgaaagagagaaataaataggaTGTGGAAAGCAGTCAGAATTGTAGCAACAGCAGAACCTGATTGTTTTGGTACTATTTGGTgtaggggtgggagtgggaagtTGAGATTCCCTGAATCATACTAGTTGGTTTTGTATAGGGGATGCAACGTTTCTGGGGTGGCACTAGTCATAATTAACATCTGTACAGACTGCTATAGGTTGCAGAGAATGCACATATTGTAGCTCATTTAGTTTAAGGGACTTGAACAGctagctgtgcgaccttgggaaaattacttaacttctctgggcctcagggtctcctttgtaaaatggaaagattACACACAGACTCTAAGACCCCTGGATCCCCTCTAGAGAATGTAGCTAGCAGGTGGGCCTAGTGACTCAAGGAAAGTTGAACCTTTACCCAAGTCCTTCCTTTAGCCACATAAAACTTACCTAGTAGGGCTTCCTaggaacatattttcatatgataaACAAAGGTCATTCCAGGTACAAGACAATAGTGAGTGAACAAATTGTCAGTGGAAAGCTGTCCATGCCAAAGCTTGGTATGCTGGTAACCTTCGGTTGGCACCTGCTCAGAGAACCTGATTCTCCCTGGCATCAAGCAGTTTCCCGTGGGGTGGAAGCTCTGGCTCCCAGTGGGGGTACCAAATCCCAAATTCCTGATACTCTCAAATCCCCTGACTCTTAGGGATTTAAATCATCTCTGTGCTCACCCACCACACAGACTTACAGTGCATAATCCAATGCCCAAACTCTGTCTACTAACCCTAAtttcagaagaaaggaagaaaatgggcaATGACtatttatttgcataattttcaCCCAGTGAGCAGAACCAGATTTCTACGCCCAGACGCTATCCCCTCTCCTAAGGCTCTTTGTTTTCCTTGATCTCCTGGCTATGAGAATATATTTTGGatagagaaacataaaaaatgtgtTCCCTGCCTGGGTCAGAAAGCTTGGTGGTCCCTCCACAAGAAAAGCAAGACCACTGTTTTTCCTTATGCTATCCTCCTGCATCCTGGTCCTTGCATAGTAAAACTTTAGCCCAAAAATGATCACTCATGAATTGAGAACTTTTCCTCAGGTAGAGAGGACTAGAAACCCAGTTTGCTTGGGAGGAAAACGTTCTTCACTCTACTGAGCAGGACACATCTGCTCTTGTGAATGAAGcctgggcagctgtgggcagctgCGACCCCTCCCTGCTGTTCAAGATGAACATGTTGGGTTCCACTGTGGCCTGATGGGGCCAGACAGGTGGCGGACTCTGGGGAGGCCTCACAGAAAGGACACTGCTATTGATTTCATTCCGGGAGATGTTAGCTCAGTGCGcagtggcagggcagggtgggggtgctggggtCAAACCATCCATTATTGAGCCTTTCTTTGTGTGAGTGGATGGCTCATTGAGTGCAATGGCTGAAAGACTCCCTAAATGCCAAATTAAGTAGAGATTGAGCAGTTTTTCCACAGCACAGTTACAGACTGGCAAGCTGAATAATTTTATCAGACAATATTCTCTTCCCTCTTACACTTCCTTAATTATCCTGGGAATTCAGATAAATGCAGGGTGAGGGTTTCTTGTGCAGGGGAGAGGGGTATGGTAGGGCTGCGTTATTTAGATAATTTTCTTGATCTAAAAAAGATTCAGAAAGTAGACTTCCATGCTAAGGTGAGTAGAGACAGCCTGTCCTCTCTGGGTTATGTGAGTCACTGGGCTCCCCAGTTTCCAGGAGCCACAAATagcaggcagaggcagaagcaggTCCCCCAAGGCGGAGCAAACACTGGGGACCTTTGAGCAGGGAGGGAGCTGTGTCAATGATCTGTGGATTTAAGGAGTGTCTCATCTGCCTGGTGGGGCAGCCTGCCCCTTCCGGAAGCCTCCTACTCCCCACCCCTCTTCACAGCTCCTGTCCTTGCCACTAGCAGGGTCCTGGAAGCCCAGACCCTCTCTGAGGAATGCAAAGTGGCCTCTACTGTTAGTAACAAAGAGATGTCCCTTTGATAACCTGGTTGTTGTTGCCCCTGCagttttcttgtcattttatttacCTGGATCTCtttcttcccaacattttctgcCCTTAAAAATGGGCTCTAGCCATGGCATCATGGGGTCACAGCTTCAGCCCCAGCCCAATCCCAGCCTCAAGCTTCCCAAACAAATTTGCCTCCCCCAGAACAATTTGCTACAGCCTTTTCTGGCCAGGTGGCAGCAGCAGAGTGGTGACAGAGAAGTACAGGATGGAAGGGTGCCTTCAGCACCGGGGGTTAGGATGACCATCCCTGTTCCTTCTGGGGTCCTCAGCTCCGGCCAAAAGTCTCTAAGAAACCCACTAAGCACTTTGGGTCTAGGACTAAGAAAGCCCTGCATAGGACCCTGATGCAGGTGGCTCCTGCACCCTCCCAGGGCGACACACCTGCACTCAGAAGCTGGAGAGGCTGCCCCTGCCAGAGTGAATCTCCAGAGGACAGCCATGGGCCACCAACCAGAAAAGGGCTAGGGCTGTCCAAATGGAAAGACACCCAGGCTCCTGTCCCATCTGCCATGTTCTACCCCTCCCTACCACAACCCTGCCCCTCCCATGGTCCTGGCTTGGCCCTCTCTTGGCTGAGAGGGCAACCTGGATGTAGAAGGACACTTCCATGCTGAGGAGTTTGTCCAAGGACATCATTTACAGCTCCTTTCCCCTCACCAACAGCCCATACCCTGAAACCATAGGCAGGCCAGGCTACTGCCATGGAGACCCATTTTTGCAATGAGGGAAACTAATTGGTTTTCTTGTTGGTTTCCTTTTCATGGCTGGAGCACCCCAAGCCGGGCTCAGGCTTCCCTGTGGCCTGGCCAGCTCTGGGGCCCAGCTTCACCCTCAGGGTCAGAGCAGCCTTGGCGGTTCCCAAAGCAGTTAGGTGTGCGGGCCAGAGCCCCTTCTCCAGGGCAGCGCACAGAGACACAGCTGGAAAGCTGGGACAATTAGCCAGAGGCCCGCAGCCCTGGCCATAAAAACACAGGAAGCGGCCACCACAGGGTGGAGGGGATGGCTGTCCCCAATAAAGCGATTGTTCCAAAGAATGCCTGCATTCCGAAGACACAGGCTGGAGCCTCGGCCTAGGCTTCCAGAactcaggcctggggtggggtgagcTTGTGGGGGATGGAAAGGGGAATTGTGTctccaggaagaggaggaagatgttTGCTAGATCAAAAGTTCGCAGTGCCCACCACTTAACCTCCCACATTCCCGCCCCATCAAGACTGCAGACATCCCTTTCTGCCCTTCCCTCAATGATTTGGGTTTTGTAATGGGGTTTGCAATTTACTTCCGGTTTTATTTCTTGGGAAGTCTGAGGACACTCAGCCGTCTGGGCCTGGCCTGGAGGTCCCCCAGGAGGATCAGCTCTGGTCTCCTAACTCTTGAGTGGGAAGCTCCTTAGCTTCCCAGTACTCTGCTACCCCCAATTTTAATCTTCTTGTTCACAAAACACAAAGTGTGGGAGGAACCAGAAAACACGGGATCCTGGCCCTCGGCTAGTTTTGATCTCACTTGGGTCTGTCCACAGAGCCAGTTTGATGATtgtcacctgcaaaatggggaggACAGTAACGCTGACTTTGTCCCTCATCCTGGGAAATATGAGGCTCGGACACTGGAAAGTGCTCCAGAAATGACAGGATGACGCCGTCGGTGACAAATGCCCAAGAGAAGCGCTTGACAATGAGAACCAACAAGTGCAGGTCTTCAGGAGAGCGGGGAGCGCCCGCGGGTTCTGAGAGCTCTCAAAGCCACCTAATCAGGCTACTCAGCCCGCCGGGGCCGGTCGCGGGGATCCTCATGCCCGAGTGTGGCAGCGCCGACTGGGGCTCGCAGAGGAAGCAAACAGCGACCGCGGGCCCACTCCATGCGATTGCTGAAATGGAGATGGGCGCGCGAGCCAAATCCCGCTGCCTCTGCAATTCCCGATCCAGGCTGCGCAGCTCCGGTCCCCACGGTGGCCACTTTCAGCCCTGGGTCCCTGGACTGAAGCGCTCCCAAAGCCAGGAAGGTTCCTTTCTCAACTTTTCTCCACTTGTAGCTTTTCATTAGCAATAATACATAATGGCCCTGGGTTGCCTTCCCATTCCCtagagatgaaaaacaaatttatctgAGAATGTTTTACTATGTAAAGGAAAGAGTATTTTTAAGACATAGGTATGATGTAAGGCATGTAAGTATCCAGGTATGTATTAGCAGAAATTCTAGGCTcccttttccttgatttttaacCATTTATGTAAGTATAATAGACATACAAGTTTAGCTCGATGAATTTGCACAAACTGAATGAACACACGGTGTAATCAGAAGCTCAAGAAACCATTACCAGCACCCTAGCcatcccctctgctcccctccaaTTATGCCCTCCCCCGTAACCACTAGCCTAACTTTAACCACAGGTCCATTAGTTATGTGGTTAAGATTTTTGATTCTtgaatgtaaatgttttaaaaataaattgctttaatTTAACTCAAATCCCAAAATGTAAGATGAATTCGAAGATGCAGCCTGAAGCTAGAATCATAGTTTATCTTGTGCAGAAAGCGAGTGATTTCTTTGGGCAAGAAAATAAACGATTGGCGGTGACAGTTGTTTGGGGCTGCGAGTGGTCCTGGTCGGGGAGCGCAGGGCAGGAAGGAATCGGCCTATCTCTTTGGGCTCTCCTCGTCACCTCCCGGGTTTGGTCAGAGACGTTCTCATCAAAGCAATGGCTTccgttttcttttctctttggggCAGAAGGAGTTTCTTGACCGCCCCCTTCCCTGCAAATGCATAAACAACGACTGCTCTTGTCTCCAAGCCCAGATTCCCACCAAGATAGctttctctcccccctctctTTTGCAAGTCTCTTGATTTCATTCTTTGAACCTGTGATTGGAGGTTAAAGTGCACCAGGTTGGAAGGAGGAAGCTCTTAACAATAAAGGTTTGAATATTTAGCTGTGATCAGGTCGTGGCCCTCTCGCGAGGTCCCCcgcttatcttttaaaatgcaaattgtgtTTCGGGGGGTTGTGCGCTGAATGCGCGCTGCGCCTCGACGTCTCCAGCCATTGGTGTCTGTGTCATTACTAATAGAGTCTTGTAAACACTCGTTAATCACGTAAGGCCGCCGGCCTGGGGCTCCGCACGCCAGCCTGTGGCGGGTCTTCCCCGCCTCTGCAGCTCAGTgggaaggaggtgggaggaaagaaggaagaaagggagggagggagggaggaggcaggccaGAGGGAGGGACCGCCTCGGAGGCAGAAGCGCCGCGAGGAGCCAGCGGAGCACCGCGGGCTGGGGCTCAGCCACCCGCCGCTCGTCGCGCCCCCTATCCCCTTCCCCTTCGCGCCCCTGGCAGCCTCCAGCGTCCTTCCCCAGGCAGCATGGTGAGGTCTGCTCTCGAGCCCTCGCCGCCATGTACGTGAGCTACCTCCTGGACAAGGACGTGAGCATGTACCCTAGCTCCGTGCGCCACTCAGGCGGCCTCAACCTGGCGCCACAGAACTTCGTCAGCCCCCCGCAGTACCCGGACTACGGCGGTTATCACGTGGCGGCTGCGGCTGCAGCGGCCGCGAACTTGGACAGCGCGCAGTCCCCGGGGCCGTCCTGGCCGGCCGCGTACGGCGCCCCGCTTCGGGAGGACTGGAATGGCTACGCGCCGGGGGGCGCAGCGGCCGCTGCCAACGCTGTCGCGCACGGCCTCAACGGGGGCTCCCCGGCCGCCGCCATGGGCTACAGCAGCCCTGCGGACTACCACCCGCACCACCACCCGCACCACCACCCGCACCACCCGGCCGCCGCGCCTTCCTGCGCCTCGGGGCTGCTGCAGACGCTCAATCCCGGCCC
Above is a genomic segment from Lemur catta isolate mLemCat1 chromosome 13, mLemCat1.pri, whole genome shotgun sequence containing:
- the CDX2 gene encoding homeobox protein CDX-2 isoform X2 yields the protein MYVSYLLDKDVSMYPSSVRHSGGLNLAPQNFVSPPQYPDYGGYHVAAAAAAAANLDSAQSPGPSWPAAYGAPLREDWNGYAPGGAAAAANAVAHGLNGGSPAAAMGYSSPADYHPHHHPHHHPHHPAAAPSCASGLLQTLNPGPPGPAATAAAEQLSPGGQRRNLCEWMRKPAQPSLGSQVKTRTKDKYRVVYTDHQRLELEKEFHYSRYITIRRKAELAATLGLSERLKYGFRTAERRKGKSTRRSCSSSSSNSSSHLHRLRHSLPSLSQVL